The Streptomyces kanamyceticus DNA segment AGCGGACTGCCGCACGGCGCCTTCTTCGGCGTCGGCGCCGTCGTCGCCACCGGCCTGGTCGCCCCCGAGCGCAAGGCCCGCTCGGTCTCCCTGATGTTCCTCGGCCTCACCGTCGCCAACATCGTCGGCGTTCCTGTCGGTACGGCGATGGGGCAGCAGCTCGGCTGGCGCGCCACGTTCCTCGGCGTGAGCGCGATCGGCATCGCCGCCGTCGCCGCGCTCGCCCTGCTCGTCCCCGCCGACCACGGCCACGGCGACGCGGTCGGCCTGCGCGGCGAGCTGCGGGCGCTGCGCAGTGTGCCGGTCTGGCTCGCGCTCGGTACGACGGTCGCGGGCTTCGGCGCGCTCTTCGCCGCGTACAGCTACATCACGCCGATGCTCACCGACTCGGCGGGCTACGCCGAATCCAGCGTCACCCTGCTGCTCGCCCTGTTCGGCGTGGGCGCCACCGCGGGCAACCTCCTCGGCGGCCGCCTCGCCGACCACTCCCTGCGGGGCACGCTCTTCGGCGGCCTGACCGCCCTCGCCGTCGTCCTCGCGCTGTTCCCGCTCCTGATGAGCGCAGGGTGGAGCGCGGCGCTCGCGGTGGTGCTGCTCGGCATGGCGGCGTTCACCACGGGATCGCCCCTGCAGCTGATGGTCATGGAGAAGGCGGCCGCGGCCCCCTCGCTCGCCTCGTCCGCGAACCAGGCGGCGTTCAACCTCGCCAACGCGGGCGGCGCCTGGATCGGCGGCCTCGCCCTCGCGGCGGGCTTCGGCGTCACGTCCCCCGCGGTGACGGGCGCGGTGCTCGCGGTGCTCGGACTCGCGGTGGCGGGCGCCGCCTACCTGGTGGACCTGCGTACGCCGACGGCGGGCACGGAGCGCCTGGTGGCGGCGGGGACTCCGGCCAGGGAGCCGTCCCGCCACCACTGAGCGGCGCGGGTCAGCCCGTCGCCGACTCGCGCCAGCGGTTGGTGATGGGCAGCCTGCGGTCCTTGCCGAAGCCCTTGGCGGAGATCTTGGTGCCCGGCGGGTACTGGCGGCGCTTGTACTCGGCGGTGTCGACCATCCGCAGCGTCTTGACCACGAGCTCCCGGTCGTAGCCCGCGGCCACGATCGCCTCCGCGCTCTGGTCGCGGTCTACGTAGAGCTCCAGGATGCCGTCGAGGACGGGGTAGTCGGGCAGCGAGTCCGTGTCGACCTGGTCGGGCCGCAGCTCCGCGCTCGGCGGCTTGCTGATGGAGTTCTCCGGGATCGGCGGGAGCTGCCCGCGCTCCTCGGCCGCTCGGTTGCGCCACCGCGCGAGCCGGAAGATCGAGGTCTTGTAGACGTCCTTGATCGGTCCGTACGCCCCGACGGAGTCTCCGTAGAGCGTCGAATACCCCACCGCGAGCTCGGACTTGTTGCCCGGCGCGAGCACGATGTGGCCCTCCTGGTTGGAGAGCGCCATCAGCGTCGTGCCGCGCAGCCGCGACTGGAGGTTCTCCTCGGCGAGCCCGGTCAGACCGAGCGATCCCATGTACGCGTCGAACATCGGGGCGATCGGCACGGTCCGCAGCGGGAGCCCGGTCCGCCGCGCCAGCTCCTCCGCGTCGGCGATCGAGTGGTCGGATGAGTAGCGGGACGGCATGGCCACCCCGTGCACGTTCTGTGCGCCCAGCGCGTCGCAGGCGATGGCGGCGGTGAGCGCCGAGTCGATGCCGCCGGAGAGCCCGATCAGGACGCTGCTGAAGCCGTTCTTCGCGGCGTACGCGCGCAGGCCCACCACCAGCGCCGAGTACACCTCCTCGTCGTCGTCGAGCCGCTCCGCGTACCCGCCGGTGAGCTCCGCCTCGTACGCGGGCAGCGGCTCGGCGGAGACCGTGACGTGCTCGATGCGCAGACCGTCGTCGACGACGCCCGAAGGGACCTCGCCCGCCGCGGGCAGCTCCAGGTCGAGCACGACACAGCCCTCGGCGAACTGCGGTGCGCGCGCGATCACTTCGCCGTCCTTGTCGACGACGATCGAGTCGCCGTCGAAGACCAGCTCGTCCTGGCCGCCGATCATCGCGAGATAGGCGGTGGTGCAGCCCGCCTCCTGGGCGCGCTTGCGCACCAGCTCCAGGCGCTGGTCGTCCTTGTTCTGCTCGTACGGCGAGGCGTTGATGGAGAGCAGCAGGCCCGCGCCCGCCGTACGGGTCGCGGGCACGCGGCCGCCGTCCTGCCAGAGGTCCTCGCAGATGGCCAGGGCCACGTCGACGCCGTGCACCCGCACCACCGGCAGGGTCTCGCCCGGCACGAAGTAGCGGAACTCGTCGAAGACGCCGTAGTTGGGCAGGTGGTGCTTGGAGTAGGTCAGGACGGCCTCGCCG contains these protein-coding regions:
- a CDS encoding MFS transporter codes for the protein MPLALLALAVGAFGIGTTEFVMMGLLPNVADDLHISIPTAGHLVSAYALGVVIGAPLLAAVTAKLPRRRVLIGLMVLFVVGNALSAAAPDYHWLMAARFLSGLPHGAFFGVGAVVATGLVAPERKARSVSLMFLGLTVANIVGVPVGTAMGQQLGWRATFLGVSAIGIAAVAALALLVPADHGHGDAVGLRGELRALRSVPVWLALGTTVAGFGALFAAYSYITPMLTDSAGYAESSVTLLLALFGVGATAGNLLGGRLADHSLRGTLFGGLTALAVVLALFPLLMSAGWSAALAVVLLGMAAFTTGSPLQLMVMEKAAAAPSLASSANQAAFNLANAGGAWIGGLALAAGFGVTSPAVTGAVLAVLGLAVAGAAYLVDLRTPTAGTERLVAAGTPAREPSRHH
- a CDS encoding NAD+ synthase, with the protein product MPQLRLALNQIDSTVGDLAGNAEAVVRWTRHSAEQGAHLVAFPEMALTGYPVEDLALRSSFVQASRQALHALAARLADEGLGELPVVVGYLDRTDEAKPRFGQPAGAPRNAGAVLHRGEAVLTYSKHHLPNYGVFDEFRYFVPGETLPVVRVHGVDVALAICEDLWQDGGRVPATRTAGAGLLLSINASPYEQNKDDQRLELVRKRAQEAGCTTAYLAMIGGQDELVFDGDSIVVDKDGEVIARAPQFAEGCVVLDLELPAAGEVPSGVVDDGLRIEHVTVSAEPLPAYEAELTGGYAERLDDDEEVYSALVVGLRAYAAKNGFSSVLIGLSGGIDSALTAAIACDALGAQNVHGVAMPSRYSSDHSIADAEELARRTGLPLRTVPIAPMFDAYMGSLGLTGLAEENLQSRLRGTTLMALSNQEGHIVLAPGNKSELAVGYSTLYGDSVGAYGPIKDVYKTSIFRLARWRNRAAEERGQLPPIPENSISKPPSAELRPDQVDTDSLPDYPVLDGILELYVDRDQSAEAIVAAGYDRELVVKTLRMVDTAEYKRRQYPPGTKISAKGFGKDRRLPITNRWRESATG